A segment of the Thermothielavioides terrestris NRRL 8126 chromosome 3, complete sequence genome:
CCTACGCGATCCACCGGCCACCTGGCCGCGCCAGACGCCCCGTCGTTGATAGTAATGAACTTGGTCGCGTCGCCGAAATCATCCCATACCCCGTCCCTGCCATAGGCGAGGAAGGCAGCGGTTGCGTTGCCGCGGAACAGCAATGCGAGGTTGCTTGCGAGATCCTTCCATATCGCCGGCTTGTACAGCGCCGGAAACACGCCATTGTACCACACGGCCCAGTAGTCGAGCACGCCGTACAGCGTGTTGTTGACGTACACCCCGATCGGGTCATCCTTCAGCCGCTCGACGCGCTCCACCACCAGCTTCGCCAGCTCTTCCTTCGAATTCGCAAACCCGGCCAAGGCGCAGTTCTCTTCTCCCGCCTTGATGCACTCGTCCGCAAAGCCCTCAAACACGCGGTCCACGTCGGCCAGCGACTCCCGATCCAGCAGCGAGTCGTACCAATCAAACTGGTTCACCACACCGTCAATGATGACCCTCGTCGCGCGCTCAGGAAACATGGTCGCGTAGGTCTGCCCCAGCAGGGTGCCATAGCTGAAGCCCCAGTAATACAAGCCCtcgtcggcctggccgaccGCCTCGAGGATGCTGTtcatgtcggcggcggtctgcGGGGTGTTCACGTAGGCGCCCCACTCGCCCATGGTGTCGCGGCAGGCCTGGACGAAGTTGGCGGTCCAGGCCCACAGCTCGCCGCTGTCCTCGACGGGCTTCTTGTCGCGCacgacggcgaggcggcggcggtcgtcgCGCGTCGGGTagcagcgggcggcggggcgcgaGCCGTTCACGCCGCGCGGGTCGAAGCTCAGCAGGTGgaagccgtcgccgacgatggcggccagctgggcgccgcggcggtaGATGAACTCGGTGCCCGAGCCGCCCGGGCCGCCCGGGTTGAGCAGCAGGTTGGGggtgcgggcgccggcggcggtggtggcgctggggctgcgcaggcgcagcagcgggatgGTGAAGTTCTTGTTGCCGGGCTGGTTGTTGCTTGCGTTGAATTGGTCCATGGGCACGGTGATGGCGCTGCACTCGAGCGTGCGGTTGGCCAGCGTGCCGCACGGCGTCCACGCGATCTGCTCGCCCGGGTAGGTgacggccggcggcgagtcGCCGTGGCCATGGCTGTGGCTGCAGCGGTGCGCCCGGACGTGGAAGGATGCCCCGGACGCCACGCGGTAGGACACGAGGCAGATGGCCAGGAAGAGGGCAGCCACAAGGGTGTCACGTGTCGACCGCCGCCAGGTCCGCTTGGCAGCTGCTGCCAGTGGCGGGCGGTCGTCAGGCGCTGGCTTTCCGCCCTTGAGAAAGGGTTCTGTCTCGCAGTCCATTGGTGAGGGTCGAGGAAAATTGACTCACAGAGACCAACTCAACGCCGCCGTTAACCCACAGACAGCGGCGCTTTTTGCAAAGGCAGGAAGGAGTGGTGTCGCCAGCCTGCGGAAGGCGCGACACGCGGCACAAGAGTGGCGTGCGGGGTCTGGCTCAGCTCAGCAACACCCCCTTGCCCCTGCAAGAATGCTTCTTAACCCCGACGGGAGCAGGATCGGGGAACTCGGTAGCGTGTAATTCGGCCTGCAACAGCGCAACTGGCGAAAAGACACTCTCTTTTTTGGGAAATATTCAATGGCATTTTGGCGTCTCGCCACAGGTCTCCAAATTGGCAGTAGGAAGAAATCCTGGCGTCTGCCTTGCTTGGTGACGCGTGGTGTCCCTTGTGCTCACTGGCCAGCAGATTTGCTGTGTCAGACCAAATCCCGGGCGCGAAGTCCTGGGGGGTCAAATGAAGTCGGCGGTCCTGGATTGGATGCCTTGGGTTCCTTGTTGTGGCTTTGGGTTCTGTTGCGTCCTCTGAGCCCCGTCACTCGCCACCCTCGCAGCTCAGCGTTCCGCCCGAAAACCTGTTCGGTTATTGGGCCCTCCCATTTGACAGACTGAGATACTGAATCCCCAAGCTTTAATAGGACATAAGACGCAGTCTTCAAGCTAGCGACCAGCCTCTCTGGCAACAGGGCAAGCGGTTCCATTCCTTGGATACACGCACACTCATCAGAGCTGCCTGCCCCTACAGCCCCTGCCCCTGAACAACACCGTACCTCACCAAGCCCAAAACAGCTCCGAAGATGCAAGCAACAGGAGGGCTGATGCCAAACCAACAGCCGCCCACGTAACTCGTCGCCGTAACCACGACCCACCACGGGTCATCCGCCAGGCTGGTCCCCTGCTCGAACCCTTCATCAATCCAGCCGATCTGCCACAAACGATACACAGCCGTATAGATCAGGCCCACGGCCGCAGCATTCACCCCCCTCAGCGCGCTCCTGACCCACCGCCACCCGCGGACGGCCCGCCACACGCCCATGATCCCGTGCACCGTCACCAGCCCCGGcaggaagatgcccacgaaggccagcacggcgccggcggcgggggaaTAGCCGGCGTTgaaggcggccagcgcgccgaggtAGACGGCGAAGTTGAAGTTGGGCCCCGGGAAGCCCTGGATCAGGGCGAGGCCGATCAGGAAGTCGCGGGCCGAGACCCAgccctcggcgacgacgtactcgcgcagcagcgggatCACGACCGGCCCGCCACCGAAGATGATGGTGCCGGCCAGGTACATGTTGGAGAAGAGCCGGTAGAGCAGCGAGTTGGATTCGTGCGCgagcgcgctgctgcgcaccGCCATGATCGCTGCGAAGGACAGCAGGAAGAGGACGATCAGAAGCAGGCCGGACTTCCAGCCTATCTTGAGGCGGCGGTCCGCGGGGACGATGCGAGTTTCTTCTTGGCTGTGGTCCGCGCCCGGAGTCTCGCGTTGGCTTTCGTGTTGGGTGTCTTGGTTGGTGACGGGGAgccgctggcgggcggcATCTGTGCGGGAGCTGTTGGCGGATGCCGTGCGGGTAAGCGGTGGctgtggtgctgctgctgctcctggcTGTACGGGGTGCTGCGGTCGAGACATCTCGTGctcttcatcctcctccacctccgccgcTCGTTCCCTTCTCCTGCCTCCCCTGGCTCTTTTCGGCAAACCAACGAGCCACTTGACCGGCCCATGTAACCAGCGGAAATCGTAGACAACGGTAATGATTCCGCCAATCAACATCAACACCGGCAAGTACCACAGCGCATTGTACAACaagccggcagcagcaccgaaGAAGACCAGCAGCCGCGTGAGCTTGTCAGTGATGGCCTTTTGCGCAAGCTGCACGCCAGCAAGCGCGATAATCCCAACGGTGGCGGCATTCAGCCCTGAGAGCAGCGCATATACGGCTCGGGGAAGCGTCTCGCCAACGTTGGAGATGCCAATGGCGAGGCCGAACATTCCCAGGGCACCAGGAAGGCTGCGTTGACAGTGAGATATGTTTAGTATTGTCTGCTAGCGCGGGCAGAGCGACAAAGGCGACACACCTCCAGAGAAGAAACGCCAGCACGGCAGGCAAAAGACCGTCATGGATCAAATTGATGCAATAGAGCATCTTTGTGCTGGCCGGGCCGGTGACGGCTTGACAAACGCTGAAGAGCTCTTGGTACTGCCAGCATATATCGCGCTCAGTCAGCTTCTTCCACTCTGTCGTGTTTCGGTCAAAACCCACCATTTGCTCGTCAATCCATTGCGATTTGTTGACAAATTTGTCGCGGAACTAAGATAAAAGACCGTGATTAGCCGTGTTCCCTTGACAATGTCACAAGTGAAAGTGCGAAACTACAATCTTGAAATGCACCGGCGGCCCGCCAAATGCAGTAAACCCGAGATGCCAATTCTCCCTCAGTGTATTCCAGAACCTTGGTCCCAGGTTCCAGTTTGTGAGCGCGACCCAGCTGCTGGCTGGCCATCCATCTTTGATGCCCATTTCTGCCACCGCTTGTTCATGTGCTAGGCTCTGTTGGAAGAGGAAGCATTCCTCAGTCTGGGGCAAGAGGAAACAGTGCGGCTGAGGAGGGGAACAAGATAGGCCTCTTTGTCAGGCTGAACAAATGAGCTATGCACGAAAGCGGCTAGCGTCGCTATGGTTTGCTTTTTCTCTTAATGACGACATTCCCCTAGCTTCCCCTCAACACATCCTGGAGCACGTGGATTGGAGCAAGTTTCGACGACAGGTCCTGAGGACTACCCATGAACCACCAAACTTAGTGAATACCGATTCGTTGTGGAGATTGTGCTTGGCTGGATGTCTAAGAAGCTTCGGGACCTCGGGTGCTTGACTGTCAAGATTTGTGATGCCGGTGGCAAAGACAGAAAGACCCATCTGGAAAAGGGGTAATggccccaaccccaaccctcCTCCACACCACAATTTTCGCACGCAGTGAGCTCGTTTAACGTCTGCAAATGATTGTTGTTTACAGGTGGTCATGAGAGGGGCTCTTTACGGGCGTAATGAGATTTCCTAATGAATAACTGATAGCCGCTGGTAATGCAATTCCTTGAACTTTGGTCAGCTGCGCATCAGCGGGACACTCAGTTCTGGACTAGATGCCTTGTCTCGAGACCGTCGTCTAAGTAGTGACGCCTCGTAAGCAGGGTGGATTTGGAAGCGGAAATCATCATTAGAAAACAGTTGGAGTGCACTTAATCTGTCCCTCCCACAATCGTCACATTCAGGTGCCCATTAGTATATGAACTTCGGCCTCCTGAGCTCTGAAGTAGATTACAGTCCTTCTCCAGCTTCCCCTTGTGGATGCCGATGGTAGGGATTCAGATGTTGTTCAATTGGAGTGTGATCTTTAACAATCGGTAAGAAGGTTTGACGGGATATTGTGATCAATCTCATGTAAGTTGCGACTCAGCAAGTAATAAGCTCTCGGCTTTGTCCTCTGCATATGGGACCTGCCCGTTCGGTGTTTTTTGCGCAAGAGTGAAACTGTTTGCCTTCAAGTTTGACAGCCTCACCTCCTCCAATATATCGATCTGGTAGGCTGGAATGCTGTTGACATGCTGTCATCACGAGGTAGCGGGTGCCACACTTCATGCTGAATTACCCAACTTCCAGGGCTGAATATCACCACCTCTCTGCATTCCAGACCTAGGAAAGTTGTCTACGGGACAATAAGTGGAGGGAGCATTGCCAAACATAGGACGGAGCTACACGTATGAGAACGCGGTCACGCCCCAGCGCCCTGCCAGGAACTCTGCGGGATTGCAAGAATAACAGGACTGTTCTGCGCTGGAGATCGGATGAGGTTTGCTTTCACTTGACTATAGATACCTCCTACCTTGACCAGctttttcctcctcttcctccacCCATTCCCCATCCTCCTGCTACAGCCACACTCAAGCTTCGCTCAGCACACAATCCAGTGCATCCTCACAGCCTACCTCTCACATTCTCTCACAACAAAACCATCCACAATGTTCACCAAGACCATGACCTCTCTTCTCGCCGCCACGGCTGCCCTCGCGGGCATCGCCATGGCCGCGCCGACTGCGATGACCACCATCCCGAACGATAACAACATCCCCACCGCCATTACCGCTCGCACCGGCGAggccgccagcacctcggGCAGGTTCACCTACTACAACCCGGGCCTTGGCGCGTGCGGCTACACCAACACGGACTCAGACTACGTCGTGGCGCTCAGCCACGCTGACTTCGACCCATCCACCCCCAACGGCAACCCGAACGAGAACCCGCTGTGCGGCAAGAAGCTGCGGGCGGCCTACAACGGCAAGACCGTCGACGTCACCGTCGTCGACCGCTGCGTCGCTTGCAACTCGGGCGACCTCGACCTGAGCCctgccgccttctcggctCTGGCCGATTTGAGCGTTGGCGTGCTCCAGGGCACGTGGAACTGGCTCTGATCGGGTCTGGGCCAAAATAACTGAGAGGAACGTCGGATTGGGACATGGGCTTTTCGGTGTCTTTGATGGGATCCCGCGCGGAGGTTACACGGCTGAGATGCGAATTGAGGGCGCCGATATGGAGTTCGCGGTCTTGATGCCGTCTTAAGGCATGCTTGGCCTGGTTCAGGTTGATTTGGGATTGCTTGGTTGGGTATCTGCCCAAGGCAGTCACTCAATGGGATGATTTCCTCTCCTTAAACAGTGCATTCATTCTTGATGCCCTTGACTGTGGTGTAGAGCGAGGCACGCCCTTGAATTCACAAGGTCATGTGGACTATACCACAGTCTACTGGCCTTGCCGTGCTATCCTGTGTTGCAAGTTTGCTGATTTTCAGGTTGTTTCCTGTTTTTCTCTCGGTCACAACGTGTCCACACATTCACATTGACCCCGCGCGAAATGAACCTTGGTGCTGCCTTCATCCCATGTTACCTCACAAGCGTGAGAATCCGGTAACCTCGGTAACTTTTGCACGTTGTGACCACTTCCAAGCTTACAAACTTTGAGTATACTCGCCGCAATTGAAGTTTCTCTTTTAAGCAACTCAATCAGCTGCACATTGGGCTCTGGCCAGGGGTGTTTCATTTCGGTCCACCAGTCGTTTTCTCGTACTATTGGAAATCAGGAGACGTGGCGATTTGGGTGCGTCTCG
Coding sequences within it:
- a CDS encoding uncharacterized protein (CAZy_ID 269694), which encodes MTTIPNDNNIPTAITARTGEAASTSGRFTYYNPGLGACGYTNTDSDYVVALSHADFDPSTPNGNPNENPLCGKKLRAAYNGKTVDVTVVDRCVACNSGDLDLSPAAFSALADLSVGVLQGTWNWL